The Camelina sativa cultivar DH55 chromosome 14, Cs, whole genome shotgun sequence genome includes a window with the following:
- the LOC104741817 gene encoding uncharacterized protein At1g32220, chloroplastic, whose protein sequence is MASFLSFSAISAHPPAFSGVSFRPRSLSPRLFKSCVKCTYAEAGLSSDSWSSPIDVVADVKSERLVVLGGNGFVGSAICKAAISNGIEVVSVSRSGRPNFQDSWLDQVTWVTGDVFYLNWDEVLLGATAVVSTIGGFGNEEQMKRINGEANVIAVTAAKDFGVPKFVLITVHDYNLPPFILSSGYFTGKRNAEAELLSKYPTSGVVLRPGFIYGKRKVNGIEVPLDLVGEPLDKIYGSAERLIRPLRALPASDLLLAPPVNVDDLALAVINAVKDDDFFGIFTIEQIKEAAAKMRA, encoded by the exons ATGGCTTCGTTTCTTAGTTTCTCCGCCATTTCAGCTCATCCACCTGCTTTTTCCGGCGTTTCATTTCGTCCTCGCTCTTTATCTCCCAg ATTGTTCAAGTCTTGTGTGAAGTGTACTTATGCTGAAGCTGGATTAAGCAGCGATTCGTGGTCATCCCCAATCGATGTTGTGGCAGATGTCAAATCCGAAAGG CTTGTAGTTCTTGGTGGCAATGGTTTCGTTGGTTCAGCTATCTGCAAAGCAGCAATCTCCAATGGGATTGAGGTTGTGAGTGTTAGCAG GTCGGGTCGTCCTAACTTCCAAGATTCATGGTTGGATCAGGTTACATGGGTTACTG GTGATGTTTTCTACTTGAACTGGGATGAAGTACTTCTTGGTGCCACTGCTGTTGTTTCAACTATTGGTGGTTTTGGAAATGAAGAACAGATGAAAAGAATCAACGGTGAAGCTAACGTTATCGCTGTGACTGCTGCTAAGGATTTCG GGGTTCCTAAGTTCGTCTTGATCACTGTTCACGATTACAATCTTCCGCCGTTTATTCTCTCCAGCGGATATTTCACTGGAAAACGTAACGCGGAGGCAGAACTTCTTTCAAAATATCCCACCTCCG GAGTTGTGCTAAGACCCGGTTTCATATACGGGAAACGAAAAGTAAACGGAATCGAGGTCCCACTTGATCTGGTCGGGGAGCCACTAGACAAGATCTATGGTTCCGCAGAGAGGTTGATTAGACCATTGAGAGCTCTCCCTGCGTCTGATCTCCTCTTGGCTCCACCGGTTAACGTCGATGATTTAGCACTTGCTGTAATCAACGCTGTAAAAGATGACGACTTCTTTGGCATTTTCACTATTGAACAGATCAAAGAAGCAGCTGCAAAAATGAGAGCGTGA